A section of the Myxocyprinus asiaticus isolate MX2 ecotype Aquarium Trade chromosome 40, UBuf_Myxa_2, whole genome shotgun sequence genome encodes:
- the LOC127431372 gene encoding cysteinyl leukotriene receptor 2-like, with the protein MNACSPELRNNISCCGSIDDFKHIVYPAAYLIIFVLGTAGHSLSVCVFFSQWRAQKSFTPVNLLMVNLLVSDLMLVCSLPLKISYYLLDSYWPFGDIACRVISLQFYLNMYSSIYFLVALNVLRYLALVWPYLYLRIQTHYGASIVCGLIWVLMALASSPLLFPKRGNKCEGSARCLELSLESVENFHFINNISFPLGFGMPLVVIIFCSVFVVKSLLRPSPALGRTRPCRKKACALVIISLGIFLLCFLPYHVVRTIFLSTEKHVKMNVYRGSCHNLCLVRKTAVISHCLCTANSCLDPILFFFVGENVRTFSAKWMGRRKTNDCVARINLQKEELQVLQK; encoded by the coding sequence ATGAATGCGTGTTCTCCAGAACTCAGGAACAACATTTCCTGTTGTGGCTCCATTGATGACTTCAAACACATAGTGTACCCTGCAGCCTACTTGATTATTTTTGTCCTGGGAACTGCCGGCCACTCTTTATCTGTCTGCGTCTTCTTCAGCCAGTGGCGAGCTCAGAAGAGTTTCACTCCAGTCAATTTGTTAATGGTGAACCTATTAGTGTCGGACCTAATGCTGGTGTGCTCTCTTCCTCTGAAGATCTCCTACTACCTATTAGACTCTTATTGGCCATTTGGTGACATCGCATGTCGGGTTATATCCTTACAGTTTTATCTGAACATGTACAGCTCAATCTATTTCTTAGTGGCCCTCAATGTTTTACGTTACCTAGCGCTAGTGTGGCCGTACCTGTACCTACGCATACAGACCCACTATGGTGCCAGTATTGTGTGTGGTCTCATTTGGGTGTTAATGGCTTTGGCCAGCAGTCCACTGCTGTTCCCAAAGAGGGGAAATAAATGTGAGGGCAGTGCTCGGTGCTTGGAGCTGTCATTGGAAAGTGTGGAAAACTTCCACTTCATCAATAATATCTCCTTTCCATTGGGCTTTGGAATGCCCTTAGTGGTCATCATTTTCTGCTCTGTCTTTGTTGTGAAGAGTCTTCTGAGACCTAGTCCTGCACTTGGTAGGACCAGACCTTGCAGAAAAAAGGCATGCGCTCTGGTTATCATCAGCCTTGGGATCTTTCTGCTGTGCTTTTTGCCATATCATGTAGTGCGAACGATCTTCTTATCTACAGAGAAGCATGTCAAGATGAATGTATACAGAGGCTCCTGTCACAATCTTTGTTTAGTCCGGAAGACTGCCGTCATATCACATTGTTTGTGCACTGCCAACAGTTGTCTGGACCCTATCCTTTTCTTCTTCGTTGGGGAAAATGTCCGAACGTTCTCTGCTAAATGGATGGGAAGAAGAAAAACAAACGATTGTGTTGCTAGAATAAACCTGCAGAAGGAAGAGTTGCAGGTTTTGCAGAAGTGa